One Cucurbita pepo subsp. pepo cultivar mu-cu-16 chromosome LG20, ASM280686v2, whole genome shotgun sequence genomic window carries:
- the LOC111783698 gene encoding heterogeneous nuclear ribonucleoprotein 1 isoform X1, with protein MNTSCFIESMFSVAFLGLIGFVLVLLKAKGVGMDPGKLFIGGISWDTDEDRLREYFQSFGEVVEVMIMRDRTTGRARGFGFVVFADPVVAARVVLEKHVIDGRTVEAKKAVPRDDQNVLSRNNTGILGSPGPTRTKKIFVGGLASTVTESDFKTYFDQFGTITDVVVMYDHNTQRPRGFGFITYESEESVEKVLYKTFHELNGKMVEVKRAVPKESSPVPNRSQLGAYPYGFGRVGSYLNGYNQGYNPTSVGAYGLRSDDRFSPVTVGRGGLSPISPGYGIGLNLETGLNPNYGTGLNVGSNLSYGRVMSPSYGGNLNRYGSPNPMVYGGGNGGNGSILSSSVQNLWGNVGNSVGTNSSHLRTFPGSGGVHTGTNSLNGIGGLWGASASLVHGEHSGSPFNAVNLDFASGDGSLTSGTTVGYARSVGTNVSSASLYSAPNIYDEVHGNNDEGNSFYGHSSWQLLPTELEDSSSVGFGLGNAASDVISRNNGGYTVGYGVSNRQSNRGIAA; from the exons ATGAATACTTCCTGTTTCATCGAATCCATGTTTTCTGTAGCTTTTTTAGGATTGATCGGTTTTGTGCTTGTTCTTCTGAAGGCGAAGGG AGTGGGCATGGATCCTGGCAAGCTTTTCATTGGTGGGATTTCGTGGGACACGGATGAAGATCGTCTTCGAGAGTATTTTCAGAGCTTTGGGGAAGTGGTGGAGGTGATGATCATGAGGGATCGGACCACTGGCCGTGCTCGTGGCTTTGGTTTCGTCGTCTTTGCTGACCCTGTTGTTGCAGCAAGAGTTGTATTGGAAAAGCATGTGATTGATGGAAGAACT gTTGAAGCAAAGAAGGCTGTTCCTCGAGACGATCAAAACGTTTTGAGCAGGAACAATACCGGTATCCTTGGGTCACCAGGTCCTACTCGCACGAAAAAGATATTCGTAGGAGGTTTGGCATCAACTGTTACGGAGAGTGACTTCAAAACATATTTTGATCAGTTTGGAACAATCACAGACGTCGTGGTGATGTACGATCATAATACTCAGAGACCGAGAGGTTTCGGATTTATCACTTACGAGTCCGAGGAATCGGTGGAGAAAGTTTTATACAAAACTTTTCATGAACTCAATGGTAAAATGGTTGAGGTTAAGAGGGCTGTTCCAAAGGAATCATCACCAGTGCCAAACCGAAGTCAATTAGGTGCATACCCTTATGGTTTTGGTAGAGTTGGTAGCTATTTAAATGGCTATAATCAAGGATATAACCCGACCTCGGTTGGGGCATATGGATTGAGATCTGATGATAGGTTTAGTCCTGTTACAGTTGGTCGGGGTGGACTTTCTCCGATCAGTCCTGGTTATGGAATCGGGCTAAATCTCGAAACAGGGTTGAACCCAAACTATGGGACAGGTCTCAATGTTGGCTCTAACCTTAGCTATGGACGAGTAATGAGCCCCTCGTATGGTGGAAATTTGAATAGGTATGGTAGCCCGAACCCCATGGTGTATGGTGGTGGCAATGGAGGTAatggttcgattttaagctcGTCGGTTCAGAATCTGTGGGGAAACGTCGGGAACTCTGTTGGTACAAACTCGTCACACTTGAGGACTTTTCCTGGCTCTGGTGGTGTGCATACAGGAACTAATTCGTTGAACGGTATCGGAGGGCTTTGGGGTGCGTCTGCAAGTCTAGTTCATGGGGAACATTCTGGTTCTCCATTCAATGCTGTTAATCTCGACTTTGCGAGCGGTGATGGCAGCTTAACGTCGGGAACGACTGTAGGTTATGCTAGAAGCGTTGGAACTAATGTTTCCTCAGCATCTTTGTACTCTGCACCAAATATATATGATGAGGTTCATGGGAACAATGATGAAGGAAACTCATTTTATGGGCATTCCAGTTGGCAGTTGTTACCGACCGAGCTCGAGGATTCTTCGTCGGTTGGTTTCGGGCTTGGGAATGCTGCTTCGGATGTTATTAGTAGAAACAATGGTGGTTATACTGTCGGATACGGTGTTTCTAATAGACAATCTAATAGAG GAATTGCTGCttag
- the LOC111783698 gene encoding heterogeneous nuclear ribonucleoprotein 1 isoform X2 → MDPGKLFIGGISWDTDEDRLREYFQSFGEVVEVMIMRDRTTGRARGFGFVVFADPVVAARVVLEKHVIDGRTVEAKKAVPRDDQNVLSRNNTGILGSPGPTRTKKIFVGGLASTVTESDFKTYFDQFGTITDVVVMYDHNTQRPRGFGFITYESEESVEKVLYKTFHELNGKMVEVKRAVPKESSPVPNRSQLGAYPYGFGRVGSYLNGYNQGYNPTSVGAYGLRSDDRFSPVTVGRGGLSPISPGYGIGLNLETGLNPNYGTGLNVGSNLSYGRVMSPSYGGNLNRYGSPNPMVYGGGNGGNGSILSSSVQNLWGNVGNSVGTNSSHLRTFPGSGGVHTGTNSLNGIGGLWGASASLVHGEHSGSPFNAVNLDFASGDGSLTSGTTVGYARSVGTNVSSASLYSAPNIYDEVHGNNDEGNSFYGHSSWQLLPTELEDSSSVGFGLGNAASDVISRNNGGYTVGYGVSNRQSNRGIAA, encoded by the exons ATGGATCCTGGCAAGCTTTTCATTGGTGGGATTTCGTGGGACACGGATGAAGATCGTCTTCGAGAGTATTTTCAGAGCTTTGGGGAAGTGGTGGAGGTGATGATCATGAGGGATCGGACCACTGGCCGTGCTCGTGGCTTTGGTTTCGTCGTCTTTGCTGACCCTGTTGTTGCAGCAAGAGTTGTATTGGAAAAGCATGTGATTGATGGAAGAACT gTTGAAGCAAAGAAGGCTGTTCCTCGAGACGATCAAAACGTTTTGAGCAGGAACAATACCGGTATCCTTGGGTCACCAGGTCCTACTCGCACGAAAAAGATATTCGTAGGAGGTTTGGCATCAACTGTTACGGAGAGTGACTTCAAAACATATTTTGATCAGTTTGGAACAATCACAGACGTCGTGGTGATGTACGATCATAATACTCAGAGACCGAGAGGTTTCGGATTTATCACTTACGAGTCCGAGGAATCGGTGGAGAAAGTTTTATACAAAACTTTTCATGAACTCAATGGTAAAATGGTTGAGGTTAAGAGGGCTGTTCCAAAGGAATCATCACCAGTGCCAAACCGAAGTCAATTAGGTGCATACCCTTATGGTTTTGGTAGAGTTGGTAGCTATTTAAATGGCTATAATCAAGGATATAACCCGACCTCGGTTGGGGCATATGGATTGAGATCTGATGATAGGTTTAGTCCTGTTACAGTTGGTCGGGGTGGACTTTCTCCGATCAGTCCTGGTTATGGAATCGGGCTAAATCTCGAAACAGGGTTGAACCCAAACTATGGGACAGGTCTCAATGTTGGCTCTAACCTTAGCTATGGACGAGTAATGAGCCCCTCGTATGGTGGAAATTTGAATAGGTATGGTAGCCCGAACCCCATGGTGTATGGTGGTGGCAATGGAGGTAatggttcgattttaagctcGTCGGTTCAGAATCTGTGGGGAAACGTCGGGAACTCTGTTGGTACAAACTCGTCACACTTGAGGACTTTTCCTGGCTCTGGTGGTGTGCATACAGGAACTAATTCGTTGAACGGTATCGGAGGGCTTTGGGGTGCGTCTGCAAGTCTAGTTCATGGGGAACATTCTGGTTCTCCATTCAATGCTGTTAATCTCGACTTTGCGAGCGGTGATGGCAGCTTAACGTCGGGAACGACTGTAGGTTATGCTAGAAGCGTTGGAACTAATGTTTCCTCAGCATCTTTGTACTCTGCACCAAATATATATGATGAGGTTCATGGGAACAATGATGAAGGAAACTCATTTTATGGGCATTCCAGTTGGCAGTTGTTACCGACCGAGCTCGAGGATTCTTCGTCGGTTGGTTTCGGGCTTGGGAATGCTGCTTCGGATGTTATTAGTAGAAACAATGGTGGTTATACTGTCGGATACGGTGTTTCTAATAGACAATCTAATAGAG GAATTGCTGCttag